Within Thermus filiformis, the genomic segment CCCGCCAGGGCGTGGAGGGGCATGAGGAGGACCAGGGTGTCCGCCTGGGGGAGGGGGAGGGCGGGGTCGTGCCCCGTGGCCACGGCGAAGCTGTGGGCCAGGTCCCGGTGGGTGAGGGGGAGGCCCAGGGCGGAAAGGGCCCCGGTGGCGCTCGTCACCCCGGGGACCACCTCAAAGGGGATGCCCGCCCGCCTGAGGGCCAAGGCCTCCTCCCCCCCGCGGCCGAAGACCATGGGGTCCCCCCCCTTGAGCCGGGCCACCCGGCGCCCTTCCCGGGCCAGGGCGATGAGCATGGCCGTGATCGCCTCCTGGGGGGTCTTTTTCCCGTAGCCCTCCTTGCCCACGGGGATGAGCTCCCCCTTGGCCAGGGCGAGGATTTCCGGGTGGACCAGGCGGTCGTGGAGGACCACCTCGGCCTCCTCCAGGACCCTCAAGGCCTTGAGGGTGAGGTGCTCGGGTCCCCCGAAGCCCGCCCCCACCAGGTAGACCTTGCCCGTCATACCCTTTTCTGCCATTTCCTTCACATGCGCGGCTCCGCCAGAGGGCTTGGGGAGCGTTTTACCGGGGCCCCCATCCTGGCGCGGGGCCAGGATGGGGTGGTATCATCGCCTCCTTGGAAAGAGCCGGTGGAGCCGGTGGTGGAGGGCGTCCAGGTCCCGGTAGAGGGCCTCGGCCTCCGCCCTTAGAGCTTTAAGCCGCCCCTCCATGGCCTCGGCGGCGAGGAGAAGGCCCCGCCAGTAGGGCTCCTCGGGCTCCCTCGAGGCCTTCTCCTCCAGGTGGAGGAGGGCCTCCTTAAGGGCGGCCTCCATGGCGGGGAGGGTCCTCGCCCCGGAAAGCCGCAAAAGCTCCGGGCGGGAGGCCAAGACGGGGGCGAGCTCCTCCCGGTCGTGCTCCAGGTCGTGCGCCTCCTTCTCCAAAAGGGTTCCCAGCGCGATCCTAAGGGCCGAAAGCTCGTGGCATGCCATCTAGATCACCTCCAAAAGCTTTTCCCGGTAGACCTCCCCGCCTTCCAGGTGGGTCCTAAGAAGGCCGGGGAGGTCCTCCGGCCCCAGGCCCCCGTAGACCACCCCCTCGGGGTAGGCGATGAGGAGGGGCCCCTTCCCGCAGCGGCCGAGGCAGGGGGTGGGGGTGAGCTGGACCTGGGGGCCGAAGGGCCTCAAGGCCTCCTCCAGGGCCCGCAGGAGGGGGAGGCTTCCCCCCTCCCGGCAGGCCTCCCCCGTGCAGAGGAGGAGGTGGGTGAAGGGGCCGTGGGGGTGGCGGCCCGGGGCGAAGAGGGCGTGGCGGAGGGCCCTAAGCCCCGCGATCTGCGCCTCCCGCCTGGGGGCGTAGCGGCCTATGGGGAAGCGGAAGCGGCAGGTGTCGCAGGGGGCGTACCCCCCCTCCAGGGCCTCCCGGTACCGGTCCGAAAGGGCCTGGAGGAGGGCGGGGTGGCCCATGAGGGGGGGAAGGACCTCCAGGTCCAGCCCCTCCACCCGGGCAAGGAGCCTTTCCTCCACCACCCCCCGGAAGAAGAGGTGGGGGAGGAGGAAGACCCTTCTTGGCCTTAAGGCGGCGAGGCGCAGGAGGGCCTCCCTGGGCGTGGGCCGCGCCTTGGCGGCGTAGGCCGGGACCACGGGAAGCCCTGCTCTCTCCTCTATGAGCCGGGCCAGGGCCGCCCCTTCCGCGTTCGCCCCGGGGTCCGTCCCCCCCCGCAGGACCAGGACCGCCCCGTCCTCCGGGCCTGCCCCCCGGCGCCAAAGCCTCTCCGCCCAGAGGGCCACCAGGGCGGGGTGGGTGCCCAGGGGCCGGGCGAGGAGGAGGGGGGAGCCAGGGTAGCGGGCCCGGGCGGCCTCCAGGGCCAGGGGCAGGTCGGCCTTCAGGTGCCCCCCGCCCAGGAGGAGGAGGGGCAGGACCACCCCGCCTCCCCGGGCCCCGAGTTCCAGGGCCGCCTCCAGGAGGGCGGGGGGCTGGTGCTCGATGAACCCCAGGAGGACCTCCACCCCAAGGGCCCTCTCCAGCCCCTTCCTCAGGCCCAGGGCCAGGGCCCTCGCCCGGGGGTCCGGGGAGCCGTGGGCCACGAGGAGGGCCCTCACGGCAGGGCCTCCTCCGGAAGCCTCAGGGGGAGGACCCCGAGGGCCAGGGTGAGGTTGCCCCGTTTGGTCTTCTCCACGAGAAGCCGCGCCCCCTCCGCCAGGACCGCCGCCTCCGCCACCCCCCATAGCCCCGTGTGGCGGAAGACCGCCTCCGAGGGGTTGGGGATGGGCTGGGCGTTTAAGACCTCCTTGGGGTAAAAGCGCAAGGGAAGCCCCGCCTCCTCGGCGAAGGCGAGAAGCCCCTCCTCGTCCCGCTTGAGCTCGGCGGTGGCCAGGACCCGGAGGCTTTCCCGGGCGAAGCCCCCTTCCTCCAAAAAGGCATGGACCTCCCGCCGGATCTCCTCCAAGGGGGTCCCCCGGTTGCACCCGATCCCCAGGACCAGGGCGGGCGGGTGGGCGAAAAAGGCGGGGACGGGGAGGGAGAAGGCCTTGCGCACGGTGAAGAGGACCATCCCCTCCACCCCTTCCGCCTCCGGGGCCCTTAGGAGGCGCACCATGGGGTAGCGCCCTAAGGGGCTTAGGTCCACGCAGTCCGAGTAAAACCCCACGGGCCTCCCGTCCACCAGGAGGGCGGAGACCTCCTTGAGGGGCTTCCAGTCGGGGACCCGGGCCGAGAGGGCCTTCGCCAGGAGGTCGGGGGCGGGGGCGTTTAGGCTGTCCGTTCCCGTGGTGAGGACTGCCTCCCCTCCCAGGGCCTCCGCCAGGTGGCGGGCCAGGGGGTTCGCCCCCCCGAGGTGCCCCGCGAGGAGTGGGACGAAGTAGCGCCCCTTGAGGTCCACCACCAAGACCGCGGGGTCCACCCGCTTGTCCAGGATCAGGGGGGCGATGGCCCTTAGGACGATCCCCGCGGCCATCACGAAGACGTGGCCGTCGTGGAGGGGCCAGGTCCTTTGCAGGAGGTCTTTGATGGGCTCGGCGAAGTAGACCGCCCCCTCGGCCAGGCCCTGGTACTTGGCGGCCACGTAGAGGGTGCTCCCGGGAAGGACCCCCCGCACCCGCTCCGCCACGGCGAGGCCGGGGAGGGTGAGGGTGTAGACCGCCACCCGCTCGGGGCGGAGGGGGCCGAGTTCAGGCATCCTCCCTCCTCAAGGAAAGCCCCGGGGTCTCCCCGGGGAGGGCCTCCAGGGTTTCCAGGTCGTACTTCAGGGCGTAGCCCCTTGG encodes:
- a CDS encoding cobalt-precorrin 5A hydrolase, which produces MPELGPLRPERVAVYTLTLPGLAVAERVRGVLPGSTLYVAAKYQGLAEGAVYFAEPIKDLLQRTWPLHDGHVFVMAAGIVLRAIAPLILDKRVDPAVLVVDLKGRYFVPLLAGHLGGANPLARHLAEALGGEAVLTTGTDSLNAPAPDLLAKALSARVPDWKPLKEVSALLVDGRPVGFYSDCVDLSPLGRYPMVRLLRAPEAEGVEGMVLFTVRKAFSLPVPAFFAHPPALVLGIGCNRGTPLEEIRREVHAFLEEGGFARESLRVLATAELKRDEEGLLAFAEEAGLPLRFYPKEVLNAQPIPNPSEAVFRHTGLWGVAEAAVLAEGARLLVEKTKRGNLTLALGVLPLRLPEEALP
- a CDS encoding DUF3209 family protein; translated protein: MACHELSALRIALGTLLEKEAHDLEHDREELAPVLASRPELLRLSGARTLPAMEAALKEALLHLEEKASREPEEPYWRGLLLAAEAMEGRLKALRAEAEALYRDLDALHHRLHRLFPRRR
- a CDS encoding CbiX/SirB N-terminal domain-containing protein, which gives rise to MRALLVAHGSPDPRARALALGLRKGLERALGVEVLLGFIEHQPPALLEAALELGARGGGVVLPLLLLGGGHLKADLPLALEAARARYPGSPLLLARPLGTHPALVALWAERLWRRGAGPEDGAVLVLRGGTDPGANAEGAALARLIEERAGLPVVPAYAAKARPTPREALLRLAALRPRRVFLLPHLFFRGVVEERLLARVEGLDLEVLPPLMGHPALLQALSDRYREALEGGYAPCDTCRFRFPIGRYAPRREAQIAGLRALRHALFAPGRHPHGPFTHLLLCTGEACREGGSLPLLRALEEALRPFGPQVQLTPTPCLGRCGKGPLLIAYPEGVVYGGLGPEDLPGLLRTHLEGGEVYREKLLEVI
- the cobA gene encoding uroporphyrinogen-III C-methyltransferase, translating into MTGKVYLVGAGFGGPEHLTLKALRVLEEAEVVLHDRLVHPEILALAKGELIPVGKEGYGKKTPQEAITAMLIALAREGRRVARLKGGDPMVFGRGGEEALALRRAGIPFEVVPGVTSATGALSALGLPLTHRDLAHSFAVATGHDPALPLPQADTLVLLMPLHALAGLKGRLLERFSPETPIALLARVGWPGEEVRLGRVRDLPGLAEGLPSPALLVVGRVVNLYGELL